CCGTTCCCCAAGCCAGGACACAAGGGAATAGCGACAATAGGTGGCAATGGTCAAAACCAGAATCACCCCAAACAGGGCAAACAGCGCCTGATCCAGCAAGCCGCCATTGTTGGTTGAAAACCCATCATCGACCAATGTCCTGAGACCAAGTCCCAAGGCCAGAACCGTCAAGGCCGCTGTGGTCAACGCCAGGACAGCGCCCGCAACGGCCCATCGATAGGGGGCCACATAGCGCCACAAAATGACCAAATCCCGAAGCACCCCACGGGGGCGCTCTCCGTCACTTTTCGTAGCGTTATCTGACATTGATGATGGTTTGGTCATATTTAGGCGATCCCGTTCTTATATTTCTAATATTTGGGCCAGTATTTGGCCGTAATGTAGTCCTTCGCGCGTCCAGATTCACCCTTATTTTCTAATATGTTCTGGGGGGCTTTCATCAAACTTGCTGTCACTCAGTTTAGACCCCTTGCAATCATCGTCCGATTTCGATAGAAAGAGCCCTCTTTTATACAGTTATTCGCCGCATTGCGGCCCAACGAGGCTTTCGCCATGAAAAAAGACATCCATCCTGATTATCACGAAATCACCGTGGTCATGACTGACGGGACCGAATACAAGACCCGCTCAACCTGGGGAAAAGCTGGCGATACCATGAAGCTCGATATTGATTCTAAATCCCATCCTGCATGGACCGGGGTTCATCGCCTGATTGATTCCGGTGGCCAGCTTGCCAAGTTCAACAAGCGCTTCCAGGGTCTTGGACTGAAGTCCTAGCCAAAAAAATAGCAAAAAATAAGGGCGGAAACCTGTTCCGCCCCCAAAAAAGGCTG
The nucleotide sequence above comes from Rhodospirillales bacterium. Encoded proteins:
- the rpmE gene encoding 50S ribosomal protein L31, with translation MKKDIHPDYHEITVVMTDGTEYKTRSTWGKAGDTMKLDIDSKSHPAWTGVHRLIDSGGQLAKFNKRFQGLGLKS